The sequence GAAGGACCAGTGCGCGGTGTTGAACAGGCCGAGCATCGGATCGCCGACGGCGGGGATCATGTCCTCGTCGGCCGAGAACGCGGTGGAGACGAGCGCCACGTCCTTCGACAGGCCCGCGCCCACGAACTGCTTGATGAAGCTCACGCCCATCGCGCCCGGCAGGAAGAAGTAGAGCGCGTCCGGCTTCGATGCGCGGATCTGCGCCAGTTCGGCCGAGTAGTCGAGCTGGCCGAGCTTGGTGTAGAGCTCGTCGCCCACCGTGCCCTTGTAGGTGCGCTTGAACCCGGTGATGGCGTCCTTGCCGCCGGGATAGCTGGGCGCGATGAGCGCGACCTTCTTGAACGCCTTGTCGGAGGCGAACTTGCCCGCGGCCTCGTGGTACGCGTCGTTGGGGTACGACGCGCCGAAGAAGTACGGGTTGCAGCGCGCGCCCGAGTAGTCGCTGGGGCCTGTGTTGCTCGACAGGTAGGGCACCTTGGCTGCGAACAGCGGCGGGCCGACGGCCAGCGCGACCGACGAGCCGACGGGGCCGGTGAACAGGTCGATCTTGTCGCGCATGAGCATGCGCTCCACCACCTGGCGCGCCGTCTCGGGGTTGCCGGCGGTGTCGGCTTCGACGAACTCGACCGGAACGCCGCCCAGCTTGCCGCCGAGCTGCTTCATCGCCACGGCGAAGCCGGCCTTGGCCTCGGCGCCGCCGACGGCGAACGGGCCCGAAAGGTCCATGGCGAGACCGACCTTGACGGCCTGTGCGTGCGAGGGAGTGGCCAGCGCGCCGAAGGAAACGGCGGTTGCGATGGCGATGGCCCACCGGGCGGTGGGGGTGCTTGCCTGCGACATGGAAGAACTCTCCTGTGGAGGGGGTCGATGAACGTGGGGACGGAAGTGCAGGGCGCAGTCTGTGGGCCGGCGCGCCACGCCGCTATCCGTTTCGTGCAGGGAAAGCGGCTGCAGGAAATGGACAGACAGCAAGGCAGGGCGCTCCACAGAATGGCCGCCGAACCCCACCACTCCAGAGACGAGACCCGATGAGCAGCTACATCGACATTCCGGCCGGCGACGGCACGCAGAGCTTCCGCGGCTACCTGGCCCTGCCGGCCTCGGGGCGCGGCCCCGGCATCGTGCTGTGCCAGGAGATCTTCGGCATCAACGACTACGTGCGCGAGGTGGCCGACCTCTACGCCGAAGAAGGCTACGTGGTGCTCGCACCCGACCTGTTCTGGCGCATGGAACCCAACGTGGAACTCGGCTATTCGCCCGAGGACTGGCAGCGCGCCTTCGGCTTCTTCCAGAAGTTCGACGTCGATGCCGGCGTGGCCGACGTCACTGCCAGCGTGAAGGCGCTGCGCGCGCACCCGGCCTGCACCGGCAAGGTCGGCGCGCTGGGCTTCTGCCTGGGCGGCAAGCTCGCCTACCTGGCGGCAGCGCACTCCGGCGTGGACGCGGCGGTGGGCTACTACGGCGTGGGCATCGAGGGCGCGCTCGACCTGGTGCCGAAGATCGGATGCCCGATCGCGCTTCACTTCTCCGAACTCGACCAGTTCTGCCCGCCGGAGGCGCGCACGCAGGTGCTCGAGGCCTTCGCCGGCAAGCCCGGCGCGCAGATGTATGTGTACCCCGGCGTCGACCACGCCTTCGCGCGCACCGGCGGCGACCACTTCGACAAGCCCTCCGCGCTCATGGCGCACCAGCGCTCCATGGCGCTGTTCAAGGAGGCGATCGGGCCGGTCTACGACCTGTCGGCGCTGTGGGACAAGCACTGCGAGTACGAATTCGCCACGCGCGACGTGGTCGCGACCATGGCCACCATGGTGGGCGAGCCCTACGTCAACCACATCCCGACCATGACGGGCGGCGTGGGCGCCAGGGAGCTGTCGCGCTTCTACAAGCACCACTTCATCCCGACCACGCCGCCGGACACGCGGCTTACGCCCATCTCGCGCACCGTGGGCGCAACGCAGATCGTGGACGAGATGCTGTTCTGCTTCACCCACACGGTGGAGGTCGACTGGATGCTGCCGGGCATCGCGCCCACCGGCAAGCCCGTGGAGATCCCGCTGGTGGCCATCGTGAAGTTCCGCGGCGACAAGCTCTACCACGAGCACATCTACTGGGACCAGGCCAGTGTGCTGGTGCAGATCGGCCTGCTCGACCCTGCGGGCCTGCCCGTGGCCGGCGCGGAAACCGCGCGCAAGCTGGTCGACGAGACGCTGCCTTCGAACGGGCTGATGGCGCGCTGGGCGAAGTCGGACGCGCTCACCATCGCCGATCCTGCGCTGCCGCTGGGATGAGCGCTGCGACGGACATGCTGGAGCTGGTCGTGGCATCGGTCACGTCGCTCACGCCGGCCATCAAGGCCTTCGTGCTGCGCAGTGCGAAC comes from Variovorax paradoxus and encodes:
- a CDS encoding ABC transporter substrate-binding protein; translated protein: MSQASTPTARWAIAIATAVSFGALATPSHAQAVKVGLAMDLSGPFAVGGAEAKAGFAVAMKQLGGKLGGVPVEFVEADTAGNPETARQVVERMLMRDKIDLFTGPVGSSVALAVGPPLFAAKVPYLSSNTGPSDYSGARCNPYFFGASYPNDAYHEAAGKFASDKAFKKVALIAPSYPGGKDAITGFKRTYKGTVGDELYTKLGQLDYSAELAQIRASKPDALYFFLPGAMGVSFIKQFVGAGLSKDVALVSTAFSADEDMIPAVGDPMLGLFNTAHWSFDLDNPANQRFVAAFREQNNGRNPSFYAGQAYDVLMAMDAAVRDVGGKVADRPALLKAIKAANYKSVRGDFRYGANNFPIQNYYLRVIGKDASGRISNKVIGTVLQNYQDTTAAQCAMKS
- a CDS encoding dienelactone hydrolase family protein; the protein is MSSYIDIPAGDGTQSFRGYLALPASGRGPGIVLCQEIFGINDYVREVADLYAEEGYVVLAPDLFWRMEPNVELGYSPEDWQRAFGFFQKFDVDAGVADVTASVKALRAHPACTGKVGALGFCLGGKLAYLAAAHSGVDAAVGYYGVGIEGALDLVPKIGCPIALHFSELDQFCPPEARTQVLEAFAGKPGAQMYVYPGVDHAFARTGGDHFDKPSALMAHQRSMALFKEAIGPVYDLSALWDKHCEYEFATRDVVATMATMVGEPYVNHIPTMTGGVGARELSRFYKHHFIPTTPPDTRLTPISRTVGATQIVDEMLFCFTHTVEVDWMLPGIAPTGKPVEIPLVAIVKFRGDKLYHEHIYWDQASVLVQIGLLDPAGLPVAGAETARKLVDETLPSNGLMARWAKSDALTIADPALPLG